From Planctomycetota bacterium, the proteins below share one genomic window:
- the nuoK gene encoding NADH-quinone oxidoreductase subunit NuoK, with product MDLLALQHFLAVGGIMFALGMIGFMTRRNLIVMFLCTELMFQGVAISLVAFAAYHNNVAGQAFVIFLLVIAAAEATLALGIVVLLFRQKGTVDSEAWKELRE from the coding sequence ATGGACCTCCTCGCCCTCCAACATTTCCTCGCAGTCGGCGGGATCATGTTCGCGCTGGGCATGATCGGGTTCATGACGCGCAGGAACCTGATCGTCATGTTCCTGTGCACGGAGCTGATGTTCCAGGGCGTGGCCATCAGTCTGGTCGCCTTCGCGGCCTACCACAACAACGTCGCGGGGCAGGCGTTCGTCATCTTCCTCCTCGTCATCGCCGCTGCCGAAGCCACGCTGGCATTGGGCATCGTGGTGCTGCTCTTCCGGCAAAAGGGCACCGTCGACTCCGAGGCCTGGAAGGAGCTGAGGGAGTGA